From a region of the Rhodococcus sp. 4CII genome:
- a CDS encoding DoxX family protein, translated as MEVFLIVCGVLLAVSAVAVSIPKLRLKGTAWTGLRARGLSGQQVRLIGVAELAGGVGVLVGLYWTPLGVIATVALLILLLCAIAFHVRNGDYGNPDTRAVAMPAVYLAVLAVLASIGFVFAG; from the coding sequence GTGGAAGTTTTCCTCATCGTGTGTGGCGTGCTCCTCGCCGTGAGCGCCGTCGCCGTGAGCATCCCCAAGCTGAGACTGAAGGGAACCGCGTGGACGGGCCTGCGGGCGCGGGGCCTGAGCGGGCAACAGGTCCGGCTGATCGGCGTGGCGGAACTCGCCGGCGGCGTCGGCGTTCTCGTCGGCCTGTACTGGACTCCGCTGGGAGTGATCGCGACGGTGGCGCTGCTGATTCTCCTCCTGTGCGCTATCGCCTTTCACGTCCGGAACGGCGACTACGGCAACCCCGATACGCGGGCGGTCGCGATGCCCGCGGTCTATCTCGCGGTGCTCGCCGTCCTGGCGTCGATCGGGTTCGTGTTCGCGGGCTGA
- a CDS encoding Re/Si-specific NAD(P)(+) transhydrogenase subunit alpha, with product MDTSQSASTARPTVGVVRESNDGERRVALVPKVVAALIAKGVDVVVESGAGLGALIPDELYTEAGAKIADPWSADVIVKVAPPSDEEVGRLSSGQTLIGFLAPRNQDNQVAALKAAGVQAFAVEAIPRISRAQVMDALSSQANVSGYKSVLLAASESTRFFPMLTTAAGTVKPASVLVLGVGVAGLQALATAKRLGGRATGYDVRPEVADQVRSVGAQWLDLGIDAAGEGGYARELTEAERAQQQQALEDAIKGFDVVITTALVPGRPAPRLVTAAAVEGMKPGSVVVDLAGETGGNCELTEPGQTVVKHGVTICSPLNLPASMPEHASELYSKNISALLELMLVEGRLAPDFSDEVLAASCVTREEGVS from the coding sequence ATGGATACATCGCAGAGCGCGTCCACCGCGCGCCCGACGGTCGGTGTCGTTCGGGAGTCGAACGACGGTGAGCGTCGGGTGGCGTTGGTGCCGAAGGTCGTGGCCGCGTTGATCGCCAAGGGCGTCGACGTGGTCGTCGAGTCGGGGGCCGGGTTGGGCGCGTTGATTCCGGACGAGTTGTACACCGAGGCGGGGGCGAAGATCGCCGACCCGTGGTCGGCGGACGTGATCGTGAAGGTGGCGCCGCCGTCGGACGAGGAAGTCGGCCGCCTGTCGTCGGGGCAGACGTTGATCGGGTTCCTCGCCCCCCGCAATCAGGACAATCAGGTGGCCGCGCTGAAGGCGGCCGGCGTGCAGGCCTTCGCGGTGGAGGCGATCCCGCGGATCTCCCGCGCCCAGGTGATGGACGCGTTGTCGTCGCAGGCGAACGTGTCCGGGTACAAGTCGGTGCTGCTCGCGGCGTCGGAGTCGACCCGGTTCTTCCCGATGCTCACCACCGCGGCCGGCACGGTCAAGCCGGCGTCGGTGCTGGTCCTCGGTGTCGGTGTCGCCGGTCTGCAGGCGTTGGCGACGGCGAAGCGGCTCGGCGGCCGGGCCACCGGCTACGACGTCCGCCCGGAGGTCGCCGATCAGGTGCGGTCGGTCGGTGCGCAGTGGCTCGATCTGGGGATCGACGCCGCCGGTGAGGGCGGCTACGCCCGCGAGCTGACCGAGGCCGAACGGGCGCAGCAGCAGCAGGCGCTCGAGGATGCGATCAAGGGCTTCGACGTGGTCATCACCACCGCCCTGGTGCCGGGTCGTCCGGCACCCCGGTTGGTGACCGCCGCCGCGGTCGAGGGCATGAAGCCCGGCAGTGTGGTGGTCGACCTGGCCGGGGAGACCGGCGGCAACTGCGAGCTCACCGAGCCCGGTCAGACCGTCGTCAAGCACGGGGTGACGATCTGCTCGCCGCTGAACCTGCCCGCCAGCATGCCCGAGCACGCGTCGGAGCTGTACTCGAAGAACATCTCCGCCCTGCTGGAGCTGATGTTGGTCGAGGGCCGGTTGGCTCCCGATTTCTCGGACGAGGTCCTCGCCGCGTCCTGCGTCACCCGTGAGGAGGGTGTGTCCTAG
- a CDS encoding dihydrolipoamide acetyltransferase family protein, whose protein sequence is MAHEFRLPDLGEGLTEAELVSWAVDVGQTIALNQVIGEVETAKALVELPSPYAGVVEELLVSPGTTVPVGTPIIRITTDAGTEEPPARTPVLVGYGPGAPAASKRARRKTVTAPEAGAVPDRRRPDASPAARAAARELGIDLDLIAGTGPSGAVTRSDVEARTGSARPDTPPAPESPQSPERETRTPIRSVRKQTADAMVRSAFTAPHVTEFVTVDVTRSMELLDRLRELPEFEGLSVTPLTLVAKAMVVALRENPSLNASWDGEHQEIVTKHYVNLGIAAATPRGLVVPNVKEAQTLSLLELCRAITELTATARSGRATPAQLTGGTASITNVGVFGVDAGTPILNPGESAILCLGSVTRRPWVHEDELAVRWVTTLSVSFDHRVVDGEQGSRFLASVAGMLHDPASLLAHL, encoded by the coding sequence GTGGCGCACGAATTCCGCCTACCCGATCTCGGCGAGGGGCTGACGGAGGCCGAACTGGTCTCCTGGGCCGTCGACGTGGGCCAGACGATCGCACTCAATCAGGTCATCGGTGAAGTCGAGACGGCGAAGGCGCTCGTCGAGTTGCCCTCGCCGTACGCGGGTGTGGTGGAGGAGTTGCTGGTGTCGCCGGGCACGACGGTGCCGGTGGGCACTCCGATCATCCGGATCACCACGGATGCGGGCACCGAGGAACCGCCCGCGCGCACACCCGTTCTGGTTGGGTACGGGCCCGGAGCCCCGGCCGCGAGCAAGCGTGCCCGGCGGAAAACGGTGACCGCACCGGAGGCCGGCGCCGTACCGGACCGCCGGCGGCCCGATGCCTCGCCGGCGGCGCGGGCGGCTGCCCGCGAACTCGGAATCGACCTCGACCTGATAGCGGGAACGGGGCCGTCCGGCGCCGTCACGCGGAGCGACGTGGAAGCCCGGACGGGTTCGGCCCGGCCGGACACACCGCCGGCACCGGAGTCGCCGCAGTCACCGGAGCGCGAGACCCGCACCCCGATCCGGAGCGTCCGGAAGCAGACCGCGGACGCGATGGTGCGCAGCGCGTTCACGGCCCCGCACGTCACCGAATTCGTGACCGTCGACGTCACGCGTTCGATGGAACTGCTCGACCGCCTGCGCGAGCTCCCCGAATTCGAGGGGCTGTCGGTGACACCGCTGACCCTGGTCGCGAAGGCGATGGTCGTCGCGTTGCGCGAGAACCCGAGCCTCAACGCCTCGTGGGACGGCGAGCATCAGGAGATCGTCACCAAGCACTACGTCAATCTCGGCATCGCCGCGGCGACGCCCCGCGGGCTGGTGGTCCCCAATGTGAAGGAGGCGCAGACCCTGAGCCTGCTCGAACTGTGCCGGGCGATCACCGAATTGACCGCGACCGCCCGCAGCGGCCGGGCCACGCCCGCGCAACTCACCGGCGGCACCGCGTCGATCACCAACGTGGGGGTGTTCGGCGTCGACGCGGGCACACCCATTCTCAATCCCGGCGAGTCGGCCATTCTCTGCCTGGGCAGCGTCACCAGGAGACCGTGGGTGCACGAGGACGAACTGGCGGTGCGGTGGGTCACCACCCTGAGCGTGTCGTTCGATCACCGGGTGGTCGACGGCGAGCAGGGGTCGAGGTTCCTGGCGTCCGTCGCCGGCATGTTGCACGACCCCGCCTCGCTGCTCGCGCACCTCTGA
- a CDS encoding phosphotransferase family protein, translating into MNAVGLNEDAVSAWIAGLGVGAIAPLSFERIGNGQSNLTYAVSDAGGGRWVLRRPPLGHLLASAHDVVREHRILSSLQGSDVPVPKILGLTDDPEVTDAPLVLMSYVAGVVIDSIGVAKKLTPEQRNAVGLAMPKALAKIHAVDLADAGLEDLASHKPYAARQLKRWKDQWEKSRTRDVPAIEDLAGILERNTPEQTELTLVHGDFHLSNVITSPEEGEVVAVVDWELCTLGDPLADVGALLAYWPEAGDEDAGPFPASTLEGFPTRADLVEAYVHHTNRDVTHVGYWHVLALWKLAIIAEGVLRRVSDDPRNTAETGAPTVALIDGIIARAVATAEAEGLR; encoded by the coding sequence GTGAATGCTGTGGGGCTGAACGAGGATGCCGTTTCCGCGTGGATTGCCGGACTCGGTGTGGGAGCGATCGCACCGCTGAGCTTCGAGAGGATCGGGAACGGTCAATCGAATCTCACGTACGCGGTCAGCGATGCGGGTGGTGGACGGTGGGTGCTGCGGCGGCCACCGCTCGGACATCTGCTCGCGTCGGCGCACGACGTGGTCCGCGAACATCGGATTCTGTCCTCTCTCCAGGGATCCGACGTTCCGGTGCCGAAGATCCTCGGGCTCACCGACGATCCGGAGGTCACGGATGCGCCACTCGTGCTGATGAGTTACGTCGCGGGGGTGGTGATCGACAGTATCGGCGTGGCAAAGAAGCTGACTCCCGAGCAGAGGAATGCGGTCGGGCTCGCGATGCCGAAGGCTCTCGCGAAGATCCATGCGGTCGATCTCGCGGACGCCGGGCTGGAGGATCTGGCCAGTCACAAGCCTTACGCGGCAAGGCAGTTGAAGCGCTGGAAGGACCAATGGGAGAAGTCCCGGACCCGTGACGTTCCGGCGATCGAAGACCTGGCGGGCATACTCGAGCGCAACACCCCGGAGCAGACCGAACTGACGTTGGTGCACGGCGATTTTCACCTGAGCAACGTCATCACCTCACCAGAGGAGGGGGAGGTGGTCGCGGTGGTCGACTGGGAGCTGTGCACACTCGGCGACCCCCTCGCCGACGTCGGCGCGTTGCTGGCCTACTGGCCCGAGGCGGGCGACGAGGACGCCGGACCGTTCCCCGCCTCCACGCTCGAGGGATTCCCCACCCGGGCCGACCTGGTGGAGGCGTACGTCCACCACACGAACCGCGATGTCACGCACGTGGGGTACTGGCACGTCCTGGCGCTGTGGAAGCTGGCGATCATCGCCGAGGGCGTACTGCGCCGCGTGAGCGACGACCCCCGGAACACGGCCGAGACCGGTGCGCCCACGGTCGCGCTGATCGACGGGATCATCGCCCGGGCGGTGGCCACGGCGGAGGCCGAGGGCCTGCGCTGA
- a CDS encoding DUF488 domain-containing protein: protein MSKPKERSAADVTAGPPVVVERVYDHPTEGDGLRLFVDRLWPRGLRKDAFHFDDWAKDLAPSTELRHWYSHDVAAFSEFRERYVHELDSPTGRKAVARVQELAHGRPIVLLTATKDVTHSHAEVLADYMRDRL, encoded by the coding sequence ATGAGCAAACCGAAGGAACGGAGCGCGGCGGACGTCACCGCCGGCCCACCCGTCGTGGTCGAACGGGTCTACGACCATCCGACCGAGGGCGACGGACTGCGACTGTTCGTGGACCGGCTCTGGCCGCGGGGCCTCCGCAAGGACGCGTTCCATTTCGACGACTGGGCCAAGGACCTCGCGCCGTCGACGGAGTTACGTCACTGGTACTCGCACGACGTCGCCGCGTTCAGCGAGTTCCGCGAGCGGTACGTCCACGAGTTGGATTCGCCGACCGGCCGGAAGGCGGTCGCGCGGGTGCAGGAACTCGCGCACGGGCGCCCGATCGTTCTTCTCACGGCCACCAAGGACGTCACCCACAGCCACGCCGAGGTTCTCGCCGACTACATGCGGGACCGGTTGTGA
- the pdhA gene encoding pyruvate dehydrogenase (acetyl-transferring) E1 component subunit alpha codes for MVDTIAYPVQLIQPDGRRVFRPDYTSLVRDIGPDQLRDLYEDLVVARRMDVEAVALQRQGELGLWAPLLGQEAAQVGSARALRPDDYAFISYREHAVAYCRGVDPGVMTRMWRGCAHFAWDPSSVNVTNPAIVVGSQGLHATGYAMGAHLDGAEIATIAYFGDGATSQGDIAEALGFSMSFNAPVVFFCQNNQFAISEPVHLQSPVPIAQRAAGYGMPAVRVDGNDVLAVLAVTRQATQRAREGSGPTFIEAVTYRMGPHTTSDDPTRYRAAAETEVWKARDPIDRIRRLLDREDLLDDVFLARVQATADDVAARLRSGTVEAPDPAPLDLFEHVYSTDHPLIDEEREQYAAYLAGFAGIEEALS; via the coding sequence ATGGTCGACACGATTGCCTATCCGGTCCAGCTCATCCAGCCGGACGGCCGACGGGTCTTCAGACCCGACTACACGAGCCTGGTCCGCGACATCGGACCCGACCAACTGCGCGACCTCTACGAGGATCTCGTGGTCGCGCGTCGGATGGATGTCGAGGCCGTGGCCCTGCAACGGCAGGGCGAACTGGGACTCTGGGCGCCCCTGCTCGGTCAGGAAGCCGCACAGGTCGGCTCCGCCCGCGCCCTCCGCCCCGACGACTACGCGTTCATCAGCTACCGCGAACACGCCGTCGCCTACTGCCGGGGCGTCGACCCGGGCGTGATGACCCGCATGTGGCGGGGCTGCGCCCATTTTGCCTGGGATCCGAGTTCCGTGAACGTGACGAATCCCGCGATCGTCGTCGGCTCACAGGGGCTACACGCCACCGGATACGCCATGGGCGCCCACCTGGACGGCGCGGAAATCGCGACGATCGCCTACTTCGGCGACGGCGCCACCAGTCAGGGCGACATCGCCGAAGCCCTCGGATTCTCGATGAGCTTCAACGCACCGGTCGTATTCTTCTGCCAGAACAACCAGTTCGCGATCAGCGAACCCGTCCACCTGCAGAGTCCCGTCCCCATCGCGCAGCGCGCCGCCGGATACGGCATGCCCGCCGTCCGGGTGGACGGCAACGACGTCCTCGCGGTCCTCGCGGTCACCCGCCAGGCCACCCAGCGAGCCCGCGAAGGCAGTGGGCCGACGTTCATCGAGGCCGTCACCTACCGGATGGGCCCCCACACCACGTCGGACGATCCCACCCGCTATCGGGCGGCAGCCGAGACTGAAGTCTGGAAGGCGCGCGACCCGATCGACCGGATCCGGCGGCTCCTCGACCGGGAAGACCTGCTCGACGACGTGTTCCTCGCCCGGGTCCAGGCCACCGCCGACGACGTCGCGGCCCGGTTGCGGTCCGGAACCGTCGAGGCGCCGGACCCCGCGCCGCTCGACCTGTTCGAGCACGTGTATTCCACCGACCACCCGCTCATCGACGAGGAACGCGAGCAGTACGCGGCGTACCTCGCAGGCTTCGCAGGCATCGAGGAGGCACTGTCATGA
- a CDS encoding thioesterase family protein has protein sequence MNHDEAPALPTAADFPALWPVPTRWEDNDHYGHVNNVTYYSYFDTAVNGWLIATTGTDIRDLPAIGVVAETSCKYISELTFPEQLQVGLSVERLGARSIVYALAIFRENDDALDLAALGRFVHVYVDAKTRKPVPIPAEIRSAATLLVVPDAV, from the coding sequence GTGAACCACGACGAGGCCCCCGCGCTGCCGACCGCCGCCGACTTCCCTGCCCTGTGGCCGGTCCCGACCCGCTGGGAGGACAACGACCACTATGGGCACGTCAACAACGTCACGTACTACTCGTACTTCGACACGGCCGTCAACGGCTGGCTGATCGCCACGACCGGCACCGACATCCGGGACCTGCCCGCCATCGGTGTGGTCGCCGAGACGTCCTGCAAGTACATCAGCGAACTGACGTTCCCGGAACAATTGCAGGTGGGGTTGTCCGTCGAGCGGCTGGGCGCCCGCAGCATCGTGTACGCGCTCGCGATCTTCCGCGAGAACGACGACGCGCTCGATCTCGCGGCTCTCGGCCGCTTCGTCCACGTCTATGTGGACGCGAAAACCCGGAAGCCGGTACCGATCCCCGCCGAAATTCGCAGCGCTGCAACCCTACTGGTGGTACCGGACGCCGTCTGA
- a CDS encoding NAD(P)(+) transhydrogenase (Re/Si-specific) subunit beta has product MDYLVNVLYIVAFSMFIYGLMGLTGPKTAVRGNQIAAVGMGVAVVATLISIRDTSNWVLIITGLVIGVVLGVPPALRTKMTAMPQLVALFNGVGGGTVALIAYAEFLDSDGFTAFTHGQSPTVHIVIASLFAAIIGSISFWGSVIAFLKLQETLPGRPIGIGRLQQPLNALLLIGAVALAVAIGIKAIDPTAPTSQWWIVGVLVLAAVLGLMVVLPIGGADMPVVISLLNALTGLSAAAAGLALNNQAMIVAGMIVGASGSILTNLMAKAMNRSIPAIVAGGFGGGGAAAAVGDGTIKTAKSTSAADAAIQMAYANQVIVVPGYGLAVAQAQHAVKDMAKLLESKGVEVKYAIHPVAGRMPGHMNVLLAEADVEYDAMKEMDDINDEFARTDVTLVIGANDVTNPAARNDPSSPIHGMPILNVDQSKSVIVLKRSMNSGFAGIDNPLFFADTTSMLFGDAKKSVAEVTEELKAL; this is encoded by the coding sequence ATGGACTACCTCGTCAACGTGTTGTACATCGTGGCGTTCTCGATGTTCATCTACGGTCTGATGGGCCTGACCGGCCCGAAGACCGCGGTCCGCGGCAATCAGATCGCCGCGGTCGGCATGGGAGTGGCCGTGGTCGCCACCCTGATCTCGATCCGGGACACCTCCAACTGGGTGCTCATCATCACCGGTCTGGTGATCGGTGTGGTCCTCGGGGTGCCGCCGGCGTTGCGGACGAAGATGACCGCGATGCCGCAGCTGGTGGCGTTGTTCAACGGCGTCGGCGGCGGCACCGTCGCCCTGATCGCCTACGCCGAATTCCTCGACTCGGACGGGTTCACCGCGTTCACGCACGGACAGTCGCCGACGGTGCACATCGTGATCGCCTCGCTGTTCGCGGCGATCATCGGGTCGATCTCCTTCTGGGGATCGGTGATCGCATTCCTCAAGCTGCAGGAAACCCTGCCGGGCCGGCCGATCGGCATCGGCCGGTTGCAGCAACCACTCAACGCGCTGCTGCTGATCGGGGCGGTCGCGTTGGCGGTGGCCATCGGGATCAAGGCCATCGACCCGACCGCACCCACCAGCCAGTGGTGGATCGTCGGAGTCCTGGTTTTGGCGGCGGTGCTCGGGTTGATGGTGGTGCTGCCGATCGGCGGCGCCGACATGCCCGTGGTGATCTCCCTGCTCAACGCGCTCACCGGTCTGTCCGCGGCGGCCGCCGGTCTGGCACTCAATAACCAGGCCATGATCGTGGCCGGCATGATCGTCGGCGCCTCGGGTTCGATCCTGACCAACCTGATGGCGAAGGCGATGAACCGGTCCATCCCGGCGATCGTGGCCGGTGGGTTCGGCGGCGGCGGTGCGGCGGCGGCGGTCGGCGACGGCACCATCAAGACGGCGAAGTCCACCTCGGCGGCGGACGCGGCGATCCAGATGGCGTACGCCAACCAGGTCATCGTCGTTCCCGGGTACGGGTTGGCGGTGGCCCAGGCGCAGCACGCGGTCAAGGACATGGCCAAGTTGCTCGAGTCGAAGGGTGTGGAGGTCAAGTACGCGATCCACCCGGTCGCCGGCCGGATGCCCGGGCACATGAACGTGCTGCTCGCCGAGGCCGACGTCGAGTACGACGCGATGAAGGAAATGGACGACATCAACGACGAGTTCGCTCGCACCGACGTCACCCTGGTGATCGGTGCGAACGATGTCACCAACCCGGCCGCGCGGAACGATCCGTCGTCGCCGATTCACGGGATGCCGATCCTGAACGTGGATCAGTCGAAGTCGGTGATCGTGCTCAAGCGGTCGATGAACTCCGGGTTCGCCGGCATCGACAACCCGCTGTTCTTCGCCGACACCACCTCGATGCTGTTCGGGGACGCGAAGAAGTCGGTCGCCGAGGTCACCGAAGAACTCAAAGCGCTGTAG
- a CDS encoding NAD(P) transhydrogenase subunit alpha has translation MYTELLANIAILVLSGFVGFAVISKVPNTLHTPLMSGTNAIHGIVVLGALVVLGKVENPPWGLQVILFVALVFGTINVVGGFVVTDRMLGMFKSKPAAPTVVAAAAEKGGDK, from the coding sequence ATGTATACCGAATTGTTGGCGAACATCGCGATCCTGGTGTTGTCCGGGTTCGTGGGGTTCGCGGTGATCTCGAAGGTCCCGAACACGCTGCACACCCCGCTGATGTCGGGCACGAACGCCATCCACGGCATCGTGGTGCTCGGCGCGCTGGTGGTGCTCGGCAAGGTGGAGAACCCGCCGTGGGGGCTGCAGGTGATCCTGTTCGTGGCCCTGGTGTTCGGAACGATCAACGTGGTCGGTGGTTTCGTCGTGACCGACCGGATGCTGGGCATGTTCAAGTCCAAGCCCGCCGCACCGACGGTTGTTGCCGCTGCCGCTGAGAAGGGTGGGGACAAGTAA
- a CDS encoding alpha-ketoacid dehydrogenase subunit beta, which translates to MTTTTLSFGAALNAGLRRALEHDRKVVIMGEDVGRLGGVFRVTDTLQKDFGDNRVIDTPLAESGIIGAAFGMALRGYRPVCEIQFDGFVYPAFDQIVSQVAKIHYRTQGRVTAPLTIRIPYGGGIGAVEHHSESPEAYFAHTAGLRVVTPSNPADAFHMIQQSVASDDPVIFFEPKRRYWDKADFDVDAEPDLPLHRARVAREGTDATIVAYGSVVPTALSAAAVADDEGHSLEVIDLRSLSPIDFDTIEQSVRKTGRLVVAHEASTFAGLGAEIAARISERCFYQLDAPVLRVGGFDVPYPPAKLESHHLPDADRLLDAVDRSLAA; encoded by the coding sequence ATGACCACCACCACGCTGTCATTCGGCGCCGCGCTCAACGCAGGCCTGCGACGCGCACTCGAACACGATCGCAAGGTCGTGATCATGGGTGAGGACGTCGGACGCCTCGGCGGGGTCTTCCGCGTCACCGACACACTGCAGAAGGATTTCGGCGACAACCGGGTCATCGACACCCCTCTCGCCGAATCGGGGATCATCGGCGCCGCATTCGGCATGGCCCTGCGCGGCTACCGGCCGGTCTGCGAAATCCAGTTCGACGGGTTCGTCTATCCCGCATTCGACCAGATCGTGTCGCAGGTGGCCAAGATTCATTACCGCACGCAGGGCCGGGTCACCGCGCCGCTCACCATCCGGATCCCCTACGGCGGTGGCATCGGCGCGGTCGAGCATCATTCGGAATCCCCGGAGGCATACTTCGCCCACACCGCTGGACTGCGCGTCGTCACTCCCAGCAACCCGGCGGACGCGTTCCACATGATCCAGCAGTCCGTCGCGTCGGACGACCCGGTGATCTTCTTCGAACCGAAGCGGCGGTACTGGGACAAGGCCGACTTCGACGTGGACGCCGAACCGGACCTGCCGCTGCACCGGGCGCGGGTGGCGCGGGAGGGCACCGACGCCACGATCGTCGCGTACGGTTCCGTCGTGCCGACGGCCCTGTCGGCAGCGGCCGTCGCCGACGACGAGGGCCACTCCCTCGAGGTGATCGACCTGCGATCCCTGTCCCCGATCGACTTCGACACCATCGAGCAGTCGGTCCGCAAGACCGGACGGCTCGTCGTCGCGCACGAGGCATCGACGTTCGCCGGTCTGGGTGCGGAGATCGCCGCCCGCATCTCCGAGCGGTGCTTCTACCAACTGGACGCGCCGGTTCTGCGGGTCGGCGGATTCGACGTTCCGTATCCGCCGGCGAAGCTGGAATCGCACCATTTGCCCGACGCCGATCGCCTGCTCGACGCCGTCGATCGCAGCCTCGCGGCCTGA
- a CDS encoding MFS transporter has translation MAAPLRRARAGTFGIFGINGFLLGMWVVHIPAIEHRTGISHSTLGSLLLLLAVGAIGGMQLSGPLADRFGSKRLVIVAGLALSVATVGPGLASGAWQLGLALLVFGFANGALDVSMNSQAVEVEQRYRRPIMSAFHALFSVGGVAGSLLGAATLAAGWAPLTALLVAGGIGVVTVAAGSRRLMADRPRSRHGTAPAEQAHGRLSAQVLALGGVAFVLMLSEGVANDWSTLQVKEHLGTSDSVAALAFGAFSVMMTVGRFTADRVSSALGPVAVVRYGTLVAALGMLLVLVSGLLPLTIAGWALFGLGLSGCVPQIFTAAGNLGSGSAGTNMSRVVGLGYVGFLAGPATIGWITQVVPLTVAMVVPLVCVLIAATFAGVVRRA, from the coding sequence GTGGCCGCGCCGCTCCGTCGGGCCCGCGCCGGAACCTTCGGGATCTTCGGGATCAACGGGTTCCTGCTCGGCATGTGGGTCGTGCACATTCCGGCGATCGAGCACCGGACCGGGATCAGCCACTCCACCTTGGGTTCGCTGCTGCTCCTGCTGGCGGTCGGTGCGATCGGCGGCATGCAACTCAGCGGCCCACTGGCCGACCGGTTCGGCAGCAAACGGCTGGTGATCGTCGCCGGACTCGCACTGTCCGTGGCGACCGTGGGTCCCGGGCTGGCGTCCGGCGCCTGGCAACTCGGTCTCGCCCTCCTCGTGTTCGGATTCGCCAACGGCGCACTGGACGTGTCGATGAACTCGCAGGCCGTCGAAGTCGAGCAGCGGTATCGACGACCCATCATGTCGGCGTTCCACGCCCTGTTCTCCGTCGGCGGAGTCGCCGGATCCCTCCTCGGAGCGGCGACGCTCGCCGCAGGGTGGGCACCGCTGACGGCGCTGCTCGTCGCCGGCGGCATCGGCGTCGTCACCGTCGCCGCGGGTTCGCGACGGCTGATGGCGGATCGACCGCGGTCCCGGCACGGGACCGCGCCCGCCGAACAGGCCCACGGGCGATTGTCCGCGCAGGTCCTCGCGCTCGGAGGCGTCGCCTTCGTCCTCATGCTGTCGGAGGGTGTCGCGAACGACTGGAGCACCCTGCAGGTCAAGGAACACCTCGGTACATCGGATTCCGTCGCCGCCCTCGCGTTCGGCGCCTTCTCGGTGATGATGACCGTGGGCCGGTTCACCGCGGACCGTGTGAGCAGCGCGCTCGGCCCCGTCGCCGTCGTCCGCTACGGCACCCTGGTCGCGGCCCTCGGCATGCTGCTCGTCCTCGTATCCGGACTGCTCCCGCTCACGATCGCCGGCTGGGCGCTGTTCGGCCTGGGACTGTCGGGCTGCGTCCCGCAGATCTTCACGGCCGCGGGCAACCTCGGCTCAGGTTCGGCCGGCACCAACATGTCGCGGGTGGTCGGTCTGGGATACGTCGGATTCCTCGCCGGCCCGGCCACCATCGGGTGGATCACCCAGGTGGTTCCGCTCACCGTCGCGATGGTGGTGCCGCTGGTCTGCGTGCTGATCGCCGCCACGTTCGCGGGCGTGGTCCGGCGCGCCTGA